CTGCTGAGCTATCCGGCGGTGTCGCTCGCCTCCTACCTGGCCCGCTATCCGCTCAAGGAGCCCGGTTCGAGCCTGCCGCAGACGCGGGCGCTGCCCGACGGGGTGGCTCTGGCGTCGTTCGGCGGCTCGACCGTCACCGTCGGACTCGTCCTGGTGGTGCTCGCGGCCGCCGCGTACTGGTTCACCGACCGGCGCACCGCGCTCGGCTACGAGATCCGCATGACCGGCCTCAACTCCCGCTTCTCCGCCTACGCGGGTGTCGAACGCCGGGGCCTGACACTGAAGTTGATGTCGGTGTCCGGGGCGGTCGCCGGACTGGTGGGCGCGGTGGGGGTGTTGAGCTTCCCGTACCGGTTCGTCGACGGTTCGCTGACCGGGCCCGGCTACACCTGGACGGGTCTGACGGCCGCGCTGCTGGCCGCCGCGGCCCCGCTGGGCACCGTCGTGGCGTCGTTCTTCTTCGCCGTCCTCCAGGTGGGCGGACTCGCGATGGAGCGGACGACGGAGGTGCCGCGCGAGCTGACGCAGGTGCTGCAGGCCGTCGTGATCGTGTTCCTGGCGGCCCGGCTGCGGCTGCCCCGGCGCCGGTCGGGCCGCCGCAAGGAGGTGGTGTGATGTTCTTCGACGCCGATCTGCTGACGTCGGCGCTGCGCGCGCTGACGCCGATCCTGCTGGCCGCGCTGGGCGGTGCCCTGTGCGAGCGGGCGGGCGTGTTCAACATCGGTCTCGAGGGGATGATGCTGCTGGGCTGCTTCACCTCCGTGGCGACCTGCTGGTTCACCGGCAGTCCGTGGCTCGGGGTGCTGGCGGCGGCCCTCGCGTCGGCCGCGTACTCGCTGATCCTCGCGGTGGGCGCGGTGACGCTGCGCGGCGACGCGGTGGTCCTCGGCATCGCGATGAACCTGCTGGCCGTCGGGCTGACGAGTTTCCTGCTGCGCACCGTCTTCGGTGTGCAGGGCACCTTCGACGACCCGGCGCTGGCCGGGCTGCCGCTGGTCGGCGCCTTCACTCCGCTGGCCTGGCTGGCGTGGGCGGCGGTCGCGGTGGCCGCGCTGCTGCTGTCCCGGCATGTGTGGGGGCTCAGGCTGCGCGGGGTCGGCGAGGCGCCCGAGGCGGCGGCCACGCTCGGGGTGAACCCGGCGGCGTACCGGTACGGCGCGGTGCTGCTCTCGGGTGTGCTGTGCGGTCTGGCTGGTGCCCAACTCGCGCTCGGCAACGTCACGTTGTTCTCGCAGAACATGACGGCCGGCCGGGGCTGGATCGCGGTCGTCGCGGTGATGCTCGGCCGGGCGCTGCCGGTCGGTGTGCTGCTCGCCGCGCTGCTTTTCGGGCTCGCGGAGGCGGCCGGTTTCCGTCTCCAGGGCCTCGGTCTGCCCCAGCAGGCCACCGATGCCGCGCCGTACGTGGTCACGCTCGGCGCGCTGTTCCTGACGACGGCCCGCCGTCGCCGTACCCGTTCCGCTCCCGGAGTCGTCTCATGACACAGGATCTGCTGCCCATCACCCGCGTGCCGCGCACCGGGCTCCCCGAGCACGC
The sequence above is a segment of the Streptomyces griseoviridis genome. Coding sequences within it:
- a CDS encoding ABC transporter permease yields the protein MFFDADLLTSALRALTPILLAALGGALCERAGVFNIGLEGMMLLGCFTSVATCWFTGSPWLGVLAAALASAAYSLILAVGAVTLRGDAVVLGIAMNLLAVGLTSFLLRTVFGVQGTFDDPALAGLPLVGAFTPLAWLAWAAVAVAALLLSRHVWGLRLRGVGEAPEAAATLGVNPAAYRYGAVLLSGVLCGLAGAQLALGNVTLFSQNMTAGRGWIAVVAVMLGRALPVGVLLAALLFGLAEAAGFRLQGLGLPQQATDAAPYVVTLGALFLTTARRRRTRSAPGVVS
- a CDS encoding ABC transporter permease — its product is MNERVRGALRSPLTFSVLAGVVVGALFLVGTGADPVAAYTAVLTGSLGPDGIGATLTTATSVLGMALALAVPLRAGLINLGGDGQLVLGGITAAVTGLYVPLPGPLAVALALLAGMAAGAGYAVLAALCETRLGVPLLVSSLLLSYPAVSLASYLARYPLKEPGSSLPQTRALPDGVALASFGGSTVTVGLVLVVLAAAAYWFTDRRTALGYEIRMTGLNSRFSAYAGVERRGLTLKLMSVSGAVAGLVGAVGVLSFPYRFVDGSLTGPGYTWTGLTAALLAAAAPLGTVVASFFFAVLQVGGLAMERTTEVPRELTQVLQAVVIVFLAARLRLPRRRSGRRKEVV